The Apibacter raozihei genome contains a region encoding:
- a CDS encoding RHS repeat-associated core domain-containing protein, which produces MLPYLFNGKELDEETGLYYYGARYYNPRESVWLSTDPLSGYNPVMEVEHYIDGQHNGGVYNSFNHNTYGYCYQNPVIYVDPNGKQTKITDKWNQLNDKEKNIIRWHPQWYRVTYIEKNANEAFKMTEETFNKQGKGDESDAFRHAFWQARNTQDVGEELTRAWSDAHEYSTPPHEVNTDLYMDIHNNDVGIEIGKSNPKATPEELKSIILDKISKGELLILNEDQTKIRKSDGSGIKNSKSEIRKYDVSHKIATEILKNPQQKTKDYE; this is translated from the coding sequence ATTCTCCCTTACTTATTTAACGGTAAGGAGTTGGATGAGGAAACAGGTCTTTACTATTACGGTGCCAGATACTATAATCCTAGGGAGAGCGTGTGGTTATCTACCGACCCGTTAAGCGGTTACAATCCCGTGATGGAAGTTGAGCATTACATCGATGGTCAACACAACGGAGGAGTTTATAACTCGTTTAATCACAATACGTATGGTTATTGTTATCAGAACCCTGTTATTTATGTAGATCCGAATGGAAAGCAAACGAAAATTACAGATAAGTGGAATCAACTTAATGATAAAGAAAAAAATATAATAAGATGGCATCCTCAATGGTATAGGGTTACTTATATTGAAAAAAATGCTAATGAAGCATTTAAAATGACAGAAGAAACATTTAATAAACAGGGAAAGGGTGATGAAAGTGATGCTTTTAGACATGCATTTTGGCAAGCTAGAAACACCCAAGATGTAGGAGAGGAACTTACAAGAGCTTGGTCTGATGCTCATGAATATTCTACCCCACCTCATGAAGTTAATACTGATTTATATATGGATATTCATAATAATGATGTTGGTATAGAGATAGGAAAGAGTAATCCTAAAGCTACACCAGAGGAATTGAAAAGTATTATTTTAGATAAAATATCAAAGGGTGAATTATTAATATTAAATGAAGATCAAACTAAAATAAGGAAATCTGATGGAAGTGGGATAAAAAACTCTAAATCTGAAATTAGGAAATATGACGTTTCTCATAAAATAGCTACTGAAATATTAAAAAATCCACAACAAAAAACAAAAGATTATGAGTAG
- a CDS encoding SpvB/TcaC N-terminal domain-containing protein, whose protein sequence is MLTPGIPGASLPSIPRLQTPSVLAGAIPAVSTTLHYSSDLTEGEIGLYNQRSFDNPQDNVFSIHLDRQPEAGQQVYLSYDLYGVSDKSGVTRSINDRASRGGYLVSLHNGWSHQREEIASNWLNAGENRIYFTVPQGATYGYKIKNLQIEVSTVPASSSPLQWESVSYQDGNTYVRGYFADQREGEVQLNGLSSPVYQGEFEAVLNGAVSQVELQSQGQTYAQVPRILSGSARYRFSTEEKLVRKTFDFSKKQAANQLNFQGVQLEVPGSQLVNDKKITVQNLRSVDLPALDMGLHNVTSQSRGYRFLPHGEHFRPGAVVKLAYDRSKLPSGYTEQDIRTYYFDLQTKHWVALERDSVDTKNQVIISRTTHFTDMINGVIQAPESPETSGFTPTTLSDIKVADPQSKVNQVSAPQSNNRGTASTGYSFEMPPARNGMSPSLGIQYNSDGGSGWLGEGWDLQVPGISVETRWGVPRYHNDQETETYLMDGSQLVTRGADGKPSLAHRGNKIAREADRYFYPRKEGSFATIQRKGSHPGNYTWEVTDRKGTKYTYGGNQGVVKGRFTDVSGQSREVISEWKLSRVEELHGDWIEYHYEPVSEAVRGGLTSQAVYLKEVRAGNKGSSAHTVVKFQRDQTKQKQTSSARYGYLTSQNQLLTQVEIYFEGQKLREYSFTYTPGAFYSDLLQKITHKDDQGKEFTSNTLTYHDPVKEKGALYGEPETWNTYDDGISADFVNAVSRSQQTGDFTDKATALGGSKSISQGGSIYVGVGWGGNITSKVNSGGASFGYSYSENKGLSTLVDINGDGIPDKIIKKNTGLYYRPGKRDGSFGEKIKIQGIDQFSSSYTNTTSFGASALVGAVNLVTITGMDKEISTTKVSRYFADVNGDGLLDLVVGNKVLFNHIHKDEQGNLIPTFTSSSTDTPSPIMGGGKIDDSDTAVSEEEKEEMIANNPLQDVVRVWVAPYSGMVKISGNARLLAPEGEVDKEVLAKADGVRLAVQHTGTELKSIVIGSTDYSLKNMAVASFAVQAGEKIYFRVQSGTDRASNGNFDQVDWSPQITYTDVTAQEDPNGYTLTYEAGKETLAYQSGVVMLPQVASYTVKGSFTKPVTSDKVTLKILLGDSEEVYRREFAAEEEYDGELEIPVANSQQAEQLQFIMDSPTYIAWETVEWKPVVHYQQKVDVSEGVSQQIEQSQPAGVRIATTYQVAVSPESPQTITHSGKGTLVLSLQQKPSLTAEQLTAIKGDFEVKVKDVSGTFHSGSLKVENGQITEGATQEIDLPQGKVWVELYSTNVSRKGLDHLKSVQASITDSLHVQTQSTAGVYRNWELQGYGPLHRQWGHFSYNAMNKRSQKPIEESLLQLPETEAEADPRKMVFIPLHTDIQTRSFWQGNDSQVYINKAVMSSSRLGIKDVILENPLTGLGKSDSTDSLCINGGTAIGVRQESKNESTSLLMSEGVLTRSKAEGRGQSLLAFMDMNGDGYPDIVSKGQVQLTNTRGGFDGEIVTKDRGYAGFQNTASRRISLGIGGSPVHAYSFISTAIKSLATKNKGSEKEKSESSSNSNSNSKSASLSFSVNASINKAEDETYDSFTDVNGDGLPDKILRNKQVRINLGYSFSEPIDWELDKIQEGSSQDVTLGLGYDIGKSSWSVGIGLAASKIKPEFMLIDINGDGLTDKVRVSGSTVYVSLNKGNSFAPEIEWNGLSRPNRSTSVSESQNGAFTYGFTLFGATKMVLNPSVNTGRSMNRILSDLKDVDGDGYLDIVSSDKENQLQVQRSLIGKSNKLKTVTNTLGGSFSVDYTRSEATYDHPGGKWVLSSVEINDGIHDDGSNTRMEYRYSKGKHDRHEREFLGFGKVESLSIDTENNNQVYRKHVQEYDVSNYYRAGNSLRSSVEDAQGKLYSESITRYYQYEVRQSGKNNYTLSNTDLCGDTQSSYTPVQYTRSTVYEGQNEGMVANESWYAYDTQDQYGELVRYRYSDSGSLGEQGKGSYNYETRIRYTSNPSKNIYGLPVQVQVYGSQGTLYREVQASYDTQYANHLTQVRQRLNEQGEESVTDIVYDKYGNITQKTLPGNQKGERLWYKYRYDREYNMYLERIDDAYGYTSELENYDYRYGVPLSTKDYNGYYMATTLDNLGRIRTITGPNEMELGLPYTIKFEYEPHAELAQDGSIQRPAYAITQHYDPQHQGNDIETISFVDGVGRALQVKKDGVLTQTDAQGSHPEDKKVLIVSGRSKLDPYGRVVESYYPVSEDPSQRLTFNRSFDAVTPTRTRYDILDRALETVLPDESVSRMNYGIDTSSRTLVTTVTDALGGKQSTYTNGSGLTLKTEQLSGPSGTISTSFSYDAINQLLTVTDTEGQQTRSEYDLAGRRIQVQHPSAGTTQLSYDALGNVISRQSSNLAASGKQIKYEYQYARLTKILYPEHPENNVTYHYGGKNAKENRVGRVVLQEDATGAQEFKYGRLGEVTEVRRTVIIPNQAIATYVTKTKYDSWNRIEQIIYPDEEKVEYKYNTAGQLVQVKGSKAYSYNYVEKIGYDQFEQRNYLKYCNGSETSYTYDPQRRRLSQLQVWTQSRSNSTTPRTQIMDNRYTYDAVSNVLSVANQAPLPGNGKNLQGGQMEHRYSYDGLYRLTGASGTYTGADQKTARYQLTMAYDNLHNITRKTQDVSQQNLAFQGGLNAGYDLVYNYNQSKKNQIEQLDDTNYRTEEKQEEEKREQKKAYQYDANGNLVYVNTRLKKQDQSESDKTNERKLLWDEENRLRALDDNGYVSNYWYDASGERVIKTSGESEQVYVNSLFAGGVTQTNRFSAYINPYMVVAAGGKYTKHYYIGSQRVVSKLGDLESFGADPRRIEYAGATLDGIKIDWKGKYQQSLQDIRSNYAHFEVPYNGKDNDDYVNGQGFCCSDDQSTSKQSSSKATAGTEPVNYEKLQYYYHADHLGSSSYITSLDGDIVQHVEYVPFGEVFVEERNNSWNTPYLFNGKELDEETGLYYYGARYYNPRESVWLSTDPLSGYNPIMEVEHYIDGQHNGGVYSSFNHNTYMYCLQNPVIYIDPNGKQEKSSYSFTKGFFKGLWDAGTAIGGIKSQIETTVHVAKTSYKIITNQQVQKQFVEGVKVIANDPGGSLSKVGNSIVEGIKNNPEAQGQIAGALVAGLSDLGIGAATSTAKGGKVLTNTLKATESALVLRNASKVEDLAAANKIMSLQDGLSNQKYVEQIYNNMVKGDIDVTGKLGAFVDNGVTYVNEGSHHMAAALLYQTETGSNKYVELLLNTKSSVNKKPESKVYNFSVKLD, encoded by the coding sequence TTGTTGACCCCGGGAATCCCGGGAGCCAGCCTCCCAAGTATCCCCCGCTTACAGACCCCTTCGGTCTTAGCAGGAGCAATCCCAGCAGTAAGCACGACCCTTCATTATTCCTCGGATTTAACCGAAGGAGAAATAGGTCTGTACAACCAAAGAAGTTTCGATAACCCCCAGGATAACGTATTCAGCATCCACCTGGATCGTCAGCCCGAAGCCGGTCAGCAGGTTTACCTGAGCTATGACCTGTACGGAGTAAGCGATAAAAGCGGCGTTACCCGCAGTATCAACGACCGCGCGTCCCGCGGGGGCTATCTGGTGAGTCTCCATAACGGCTGGAGTCACCAGCGCGAAGAAATAGCTTCCAACTGGCTGAACGCCGGAGAAAACCGTATTTATTTCACCGTACCCCAGGGCGCGACCTACGGGTATAAAATAAAAAATCTTCAGATAGAAGTATCCACGGTACCTGCCAGTAGTTCCCCACTGCAATGGGAATCCGTAAGTTATCAGGATGGGAATACCTACGTACGCGGATATTTTGCCGATCAGCGCGAAGGAGAGGTTCAGCTCAACGGCCTGTCGAGCCCGGTGTACCAGGGCGAATTCGAAGCCGTATTAAACGGAGCCGTATCCCAGGTAGAGTTACAGAGCCAGGGGCAGACCTACGCACAAGTCCCCCGGATTCTTTCCGGGAGTGCCCGCTACCGTTTTTCAACAGAAGAAAAACTAGTACGAAAAACCTTCGATTTCAGCAAAAAACAGGCAGCCAACCAACTGAACTTTCAGGGAGTTCAATTAGAAGTCCCCGGCAGTCAGTTAGTAAACGATAAAAAAATCACGGTACAGAATTTACGATCCGTAGACTTACCGGCCTTAGACATGGGCTTGCACAATGTGACCTCCCAAAGCCGGGGGTATCGATTTTTACCCCACGGAGAACACTTCCGCCCGGGAGCCGTAGTCAAACTCGCCTACGATCGCAGCAAGCTTCCCAGCGGCTATACCGAACAAGACATCCGCACCTATTACTTTGACCTTCAGACCAAACATTGGGTGGCCTTAGAAAGAGACAGCGTAGATACCAAAAATCAGGTGATCATATCCCGCACCACTCACTTTACCGATATGATCAACGGAGTCATCCAGGCGCCGGAATCCCCGGAGACCAGTGGCTTTACCCCTACGACCCTGAGCGATATCAAAGTAGCCGACCCCCAATCAAAAGTTAACCAGGTAAGCGCCCCCCAGTCCAACAACCGGGGAACAGCCTCCACCGGGTACAGCTTTGAAATGCCCCCAGCCCGAAACGGGATGAGTCCCTCCTTAGGAATCCAGTACAATAGTGACGGAGGTTCCGGCTGGTTAGGCGAAGGCTGGGATTTGCAAGTACCCGGCATCTCCGTAGAGACCCGTTGGGGCGTTCCGCGGTACCACAACGATCAGGAAACCGAGACCTACCTGATGGACGGAAGCCAGCTGGTTACCCGCGGAGCAGATGGCAAGCCCTCTTTAGCCCACCGGGGTAATAAGATTGCCCGGGAAGCCGACCGTTATTTTTATCCGCGAAAAGAAGGCAGCTTTGCCACCATACAGCGAAAAGGAAGCCATCCGGGCAATTATACCTGGGAAGTAACCGATAGAAAAGGGACAAAATACACCTATGGAGGCAATCAGGGAGTAGTCAAAGGACGCTTTACCGATGTTTCAGGACAAAGCCGCGAGGTGATCTCCGAATGGAAGCTCTCGCGAGTAGAAGAACTCCATGGCGACTGGATTGAATACCACTACGAACCGGTCTCAGAAGCCGTACGCGGAGGACTTACCTCCCAGGCCGTTTACCTGAAAGAAGTACGTGCGGGGAACAAAGGAAGTTCGGCCCATACGGTAGTAAAATTCCAGAGAGACCAGACCAAACAAAAGCAAACCAGCAGTGCTCGTTACGGATACCTGACCTCACAAAATCAGCTGCTTACCCAGGTAGAGATATACTTTGAAGGCCAGAAGCTTCGTGAGTACAGCTTTACTTATACCCCCGGAGCCTTTTACAGTGATTTACTACAAAAAATTACCCACAAAGACGACCAGGGAAAAGAATTTACCAGCAATACCCTTACCTACCATGACCCGGTAAAAGAAAAAGGAGCCCTGTACGGAGAACCCGAAACCTGGAATACCTACGACGATGGTATTTCGGCGGATTTTGTCAATGCTGTTTCCCGTTCCCAACAGACCGGAGATTTTACAGACAAAGCTACCGCCCTGGGAGGTTCTAAAAGCATTAGTCAGGGAGGTTCCATCTATGTAGGAGTTGGTTGGGGTGGAAATATAACATCTAAAGTTAATTCAGGTGGAGCAAGTTTTGGGTATTCTTACTCAGAAAATAAAGGGCTTTCAACCTTGGTGGATATTAACGGGGACGGAATACCTGATAAAATTATAAAGAAAAATACCGGATTATATTATCGTCCCGGAAAAAGAGACGGCAGCTTTGGAGAGAAGATCAAAATCCAGGGAATCGACCAGTTTTCAAGCTCGTATACCAATACAACTTCTTTTGGAGCTAGTGCACTTGTAGGAGCAGTGAATTTAGTTACCATAACAGGAATGGATAAAGAAATTTCCACTACCAAAGTAAGTCGTTATTTTGCAGATGTGAACGGCGACGGTTTATTAGATTTGGTTGTAGGGAACAAGGTCTTATTTAACCATATACATAAGGATGAACAAGGCAATTTGATACCTACCTTTACCAGCAGCAGTACAGATACCCCGAGTCCGATTATGGGGGGCGGTAAGATAGATGATAGCGATACAGCGGTAAGCGAAGAGGAAAAGGAAGAAATGATCGCCAATAATCCCTTACAGGATGTAGTCCGCGTATGGGTAGCTCCTTATTCAGGAATGGTCAAAATCAGCGGAAATGCCCGTTTACTAGCTCCCGAAGGAGAAGTAGACAAAGAAGTTCTGGCTAAGGCTGATGGCGTACGTCTGGCAGTTCAGCATACAGGAACCGAACTAAAATCGATAGTAATAGGGTCTACAGACTACAGCCTTAAAAATATGGCCGTAGCTTCCTTTGCTGTACAAGCCGGAGAGAAAATTTACTTTCGGGTACAATCAGGTACAGACAGAGCCTCTAACGGAAACTTCGATCAGGTGGACTGGAGTCCTCAGATTACCTATACGGACGTAACCGCTCAGGAAGATCCCAATGGATATACGCTTACCTATGAGGCAGGAAAGGAAACCTTAGCTTATCAAAGTGGAGTCGTAATGCTTCCGCAGGTGGCATCTTATACAGTAAAAGGATCCTTTACCAAACCGGTAACCTCCGATAAGGTAACCCTTAAAATACTGCTTGGAGACTCCGAAGAAGTTTATCGACGGGAGTTTGCTGCTGAAGAAGAGTACGACGGAGAACTGGAAATTCCGGTTGCCAATAGCCAACAGGCAGAGCAGTTACAATTTATCATGGACTCTCCGACGTATATAGCCTGGGAAACAGTAGAGTGGAAACCGGTGGTTCATTACCAGCAGAAGGTAGATGTTTCCGAAGGCGTAAGCCAGCAAATAGAACAAAGCCAGCCCGCGGGCGTACGGATTGCCACTACTTACCAGGTGGCAGTAAGCCCGGAAAGTCCGCAAACTATCACCCATTCCGGAAAAGGAACGCTGGTTCTTTCCTTGCAGCAGAAACCTTCGCTAACCGCGGAACAGTTAACCGCAATTAAAGGGGATTTTGAAGTAAAAGTCAAAGATGTCTCAGGGACCTTCCATAGCGGTAGTCTGAAAGTAGAAAACGGACAAATCACCGAAGGTGCTACGCAGGAAATAGACTTACCCCAAGGTAAGGTATGGGTAGAACTATACAGTACCAATGTCAGCCGCAAAGGATTAGACCATTTGAAATCCGTTCAGGCAAGCATTACCGATAGTTTACATGTTCAGACACAATCCACAGCAGGGGTTTACCGCAATTGGGAACTACAGGGTTACGGTCCGTTGCATCGCCAGTGGGGACATTTTTCCTACAACGCGATGAATAAGAGATCTCAAAAACCTATCGAAGAATCCCTGTTACAACTTCCGGAAACCGAAGCAGAGGCTGATCCGAGAAAAATGGTATTTATACCGTTGCATACGGATATCCAGACCCGGAGTTTCTGGCAGGGAAATGATTCTCAGGTGTATATAAACAAAGCCGTGATGAGTTCTTCCCGCTTGGGAATCAAAGATGTGATTTTAGAAAACCCATTGACCGGTTTAGGAAAATCAGATAGTACGGATTCATTATGCATCAACGGCGGAACAGCCATCGGAGTACGCCAGGAATCTAAAAATGAAAGCACTTCACTATTAATGAGTGAAGGTGTACTTACCCGAAGCAAAGCAGAGGGTAGAGGACAGTCTCTATTAGCATTTATGGATATGAATGGGGATGGTTATCCGGATATAGTATCTAAAGGTCAGGTACAGCTAACCAATACCCGGGGAGGATTTGATGGAGAAATTGTAACTAAAGACAGAGGCTATGCAGGCTTTCAAAATACCGCTTCCCGCAGGATATCTTTAGGTATAGGAGGAAGTCCTGTGCATGCGTATTCATTTATATCAACAGCAATAAAAAGCTTAGCAACAAAAAATAAAGGCTCAGAAAAAGAAAAATCGGAGAGTTCATCCAATTCCAATAGCAATTCTAAATCGGCTTCACTCTCTTTTAGTGTTAATGCTTCCATAAATAAAGCAGAAGATGAAACCTACGATAGTTTTACAGATGTGAATGGGGATGGGTTACCGGATAAAATTCTAAGAAACAAACAGGTACGGATTAACTTAGGATACAGTTTTTCGGAACCGATAGATTGGGAGTTAGATAAAATACAAGAAGGAAGTAGTCAGGATGTGACTTTGGGATTAGGTTATGATATTGGCAAATCCAGCTGGTCTGTAGGAATTGGATTGGCAGCCTCTAAGATAAAACCGGAATTTATGTTGATAGATATCAATGGTGATGGATTAACGGATAAGGTCAGAGTATCCGGATCTACCGTTTATGTCTCTTTAAACAAAGGAAATTCCTTTGCTCCGGAAATAGAATGGAACGGTTTAAGCAGACCTAATCGTTCAACTTCCGTAAGTGAGTCTCAGAATGGAGCATTTACGTATGGTTTTACTTTATTTGGAGCTACAAAAATGGTTTTGAATCCTTCCGTTAATACAGGGCGAAGTATGAATCGCATTTTGTCAGACTTAAAAGACGTAGATGGCGATGGTTATTTAGATATCGTAAGTTCCGACAAAGAGAACCAGTTACAAGTACAACGTTCGTTAATCGGAAAGAGCAACAAGCTAAAAACCGTAACAAACACCCTAGGAGGCAGTTTCAGTGTGGACTATACACGTTCCGAAGCCACCTATGATCACCCGGGAGGAAAATGGGTACTATCAAGCGTAGAAATCAATGACGGAATCCATGATGACGGAAGTAACACCCGAATGGAATACCGTTATAGCAAAGGAAAACATGACCGCCACGAGCGGGAGTTTTTAGGCTTTGGCAAAGTAGAAAGCCTGAGCATCGATACCGAGAATAATAATCAGGTGTATCGCAAGCACGTTCAGGAATACGACGTGAGCAACTACTACCGTGCCGGGAACAGTTTGCGCAGCAGCGTAGAAGATGCCCAGGGGAAACTCTATAGCGAAAGCATCACCCGTTACTACCAGTACGAAGTACGTCAGTCAGGGAAAAACAACTATACCCTAAGCAATACGGATTTATGCGGCGATACCCAGTCTTCATATACCCCGGTACAATACACCCGCAGCACCGTCTACGAAGGACAAAACGAAGGGATGGTAGCCAACGAAAGCTGGTACGCCTACGACACGCAGGACCAATACGGCGAATTAGTACGTTACCGGTACAGTGACAGCGGCAGCTTAGGCGAGCAGGGCAAAGGAAGCTATAACTACGAAACCCGTATCCGCTATACCTCCAACCCGTCTAAAAACATCTACGGATTACCCGTACAAGTACAAGTATACGGCAGCCAGGGAACCCTTTACCGGGAAGTACAGGCGAGCTACGATACCCAATATGCCAACCACCTGACCCAGGTGCGCCAGCGATTAAATGAACAAGGCGAAGAATCCGTAACCGATATCGTTTACGATAAATACGGAAACATCACCCAAAAGACCCTTCCGGGCAACCAGAAAGGCGAACGCTTATGGTATAAATACCGATATGATAGGGAATACAATATGTACCTGGAGCGCATTGACGATGCCTACGGCTACACCAGCGAGCTGGAGAATTACGATTACCGTTACGGAGTACCACTAAGCACCAAAGACTACAACGGTTACTATATGGCCACGACCCTGGACAACCTGGGAAGAATCCGGACCATTACCGGACCGAACGAAATGGAGCTGGGACTACCGTACACGATCAAATTTGAATATGAGCCCCATGCCGAACTCGCCCAGGATGGCAGCATCCAGCGTCCGGCCTATGCCATAACCCAACACTACGATCCGCAGCACCAAGGCAATGATATAGAAACCATCAGCTTTGTAGACGGAGTAGGACGCGCCCTGCAAGTAAAAAAAGACGGAGTACTTACCCAGACCGATGCCCAGGGCAGTCATCCCGAAGATAAAAAAGTACTGATAGTAAGCGGCAGAAGCAAGCTCGATCCGTACGGACGAGTAGTAGAAAGCTACTATCCGGTCAGCGAAGACCCATCCCAACGGTTAACCTTTAACCGCAGCTTTGATGCCGTAACCCCGACACGAACCCGTTACGACATTCTGGACAGAGCCCTGGAAACCGTGCTACCGGACGAAAGTGTGAGCCGTATGAACTACGGAATCGATACCTCCAGCCGTACCCTGGTTACCACCGTAACCGATGCGCTGGGAGGAAAACAAAGCACCTATACCAACGGCTCAGGACTTACCCTGAAAACCGAGCAATTATCAGGCCCCTCAGGAACCATCAGCACAAGCTTCAGTTACGATGCCATTAACCAGCTGCTCACCGTTACCGATACCGAAGGGCAGCAGACCCGCTCGGAATATGACCTGGCAGGTCGCCGCATCCAGGTTCAGCACCCAAGTGCCGGAACCACACAACTAAGCTACGATGCCCTGGGGAATGTTATCAGCCGCCAAAGCTCGAACTTAGCCGCCAGCGGGAAACAGATTAAATACGAGTACCAGTATGCCCGTTTAACGAAGATCCTATATCCCGAGCATCCCGAAAACAACGTTACCTACCACTACGGCGGCAAAAATGCCAAAGAAAACCGGGTAGGACGAGTAGTCTTACAAGAAGATGCCACCGGAGCCCAGGAATTCAAATACGGTCGCTTAGGCGAAGTAACCGAAGTACGCCGTACAGTGATTATCCCCAACCAGGCGATAGCCACCTACGTAACCAAGACCAAATATGACAGTTGGAACCGTATCGAACAAATCATCTATCCCGATGAAGAAAAAGTAGAATACAAATACAACACAGCCGGTCAGTTAGTACAAGTAAAAGGCAGCAAAGCCTACAGCTACAACTACGTAGAGAAAATAGGCTATGACCAATTCGAACAACGCAACTATTTAAAATACTGCAACGGTTCAGAAACCAGTTACACCTACGATCCACAAAGAAGAAGGCTGAGCCAGCTACAAGTATGGACGCAGTCCCGTAGCAACAGTACCACTCCAAGAACCCAGATCATGGACAACCGCTACACCTACGATGCCGTAAGCAACGTACTAAGCGTAGCCAACCAGGCCCCCTTACCCGGCAATGGGAAGAACCTGCAGGGCGGACAGATGGAGCACCGTTACAGCTACGACGGGCTGTACCGATTAACCGGAGCCAGCGGAACCTATACCGGAGCCGACCAGAAAACGGCCCGTTACCAGTTAACGATGGCCTATGACAACCTTCATAACATCACCCGCAAAACCCAGGACGTAAGCCAGCAGAATTTGGCATTCCAGGGCGGGCTGAACGCCGGATACGATTTGGTGTACAACTATAACCAAAGCAAGAAAAACCAGATAGAGCAGCTGGACGACACGAACTATCGCACCGAAGAGAAACAAGAAGAAGAAAAACGCGAGCAGAAGAAAGCGTACCAGTACGATGCCAACGGGAACCTGGTGTACGTGAACACCCGTTTAAAAAAACAAGACCAGAGCGAAAGCGACAAGACCAATGAGCGCAAGCTTCTGTGGGATGAAGAGAACCGCCTGCGCGCCCTGGATGACAACGGATACGTAAGTAACTACTGGTATGATGCCAGCGGCGAGCGAGTAATCAAAACCAGTGGCGAGAGCGAGCAGGTATATGTAAACTCACTCTTTGCCGGAGGAGTTACCCAGACTAACCGCTTCAGTGCCTACATCAACCCGTATATGGTCGTAGCCGCCGGAGGCAAATACACCAAACACTACTACATAGGCAGTCAGCGGGTAGTAAGTAAGCTCGGCGATCTGGAAAGCTTCGGAGCCGACCCCAGAAGAATTGAATATGCAGGAGCCACCCTGGACGGAATAAAAATAGACTGGAAAGGCAAGTACCAGCAGAGTCTGCAAGACATCCGCAGCAACTATGCCCACTTTGAAGTACCCTATAACGGGAAAGACAATGACGACTATGTGAACGGACAAGGCTTCTGCTGTAGCGATGACCAGAGCACCAGCAAGCAAAGCAGCAGCAAAGCCACCGCAGGCACAGAACCCGTGAACTACGAAAAGCTGCAGTATTACTACCATGCCGACCATTTGGGAAGCAGCAGTTATATCACCAGTTTAGACGGTGATATCGTACAACACGTAGAATATGTACCTTTTGGCGAGGTTTTTGTGGAAGAACGTAATAACAGTTGGAATACCCCTTACTTATTTAACGGTAAGGAGTTGGATGAGGAAACAGGTCTTTACTATTACGGAGCGAGATACTACAATCCTAGGGAAAGCGTGTGGTTATCTACCGACCCGTTAAGCGGTTACAATCCAATTATGGAAGTTGAACATTACATTGATGGTCAACACAATGGAGGAGTTTATAGCTCATTTAACCATAATACTTATATGTATTGTTTACAGAACCCTGTTATTTATATTGATCCGAATGGGAAGCAGGAAAAATCAAGTTATTCATTTACTAAAGGATTTTTCAAAGGCTTATGGGATGCAGGAACAGCTATAGGAGGAATTAAATCTCAGATAGAAACGACTGTACATGTAGCAAAAACGAGTTATAAAATAATAACGAATCAACAAGTTCAGAAGCAATTTGTTGAGGGAGTTAAAGTAATAGCTAATGATCCAGGAGGCTCACTATCTAAGGTAGGAAATAGCATAGTGGAAGGGATAAAAAATAATCCAGAGGCTCAAGGCCAAATAGCAGGAGCATTAGTAGCTGGTTTATCAGATCTAGGAATAGGAGCAGCTACATCTACAGCTAAGGGAGGAAAAGTTTTAACTAATACATTAAAAGCTACAGAAAGTGCTTTAGTTCTGCGTAATGCATCTAAAGTAGAAGATTTAGCAGCAGCAAATAAAATAATGTCCTTACAAGATGGGTTAAGTAATCAAAAGTATGTGGAGCAGATATATAATAATATGGTTAAAGGAGATATTGATGTTACTGGGAAGTTAGGAGCTTTTGTAGATAATGGGGTGACGTATGTTAACGAAGGGAGTCATCATATGGCAGCAGCACTGTTATATCAAACAGAGACAGGCTCTAATAAGTATGTTGAGTTATTGTTAAATACAAAAAGCTCAGTCAATAAAAAGCCTGAAAGTAAAGTGTATAATTTTTCTGTTAAATTAGATTAG